Proteins co-encoded in one Halococcoides cellulosivorans genomic window:
- a CDS encoding HAD family hydrolase, whose amino-acid sequence MTNRTAVVYDLDGTLVRLAVDWAAAGRAVATALDDEGVATDGDLWTMVDRARSEGLTEPVERALARHEEPGARNSERLPLADGVPRDRPVGVCSLNGERAAQIALDEHELSDRVDAVVGRDTLDSQKPHPEPLLLAIDRLGVDPEDAIFVGDSASDEQTAHRAGVAFAWASEFDGLD is encoded by the coding sequence ATGACCAATCGGACAGCCGTCGTCTACGATCTCGACGGGACACTCGTCCGCCTCGCGGTCGACTGGGCGGCGGCCGGCCGCGCGGTCGCCACGGCGCTCGACGACGAGGGTGTCGCGACCGACGGCGACCTCTGGACGATGGTGGACCGCGCCCGATCGGAAGGCCTCACGGAGCCCGTCGAGCGGGCGCTCGCCAGGCACGAAGAGCCCGGCGCTCGCAATTCGGAACGTCTCCCGCTGGCCGATGGCGTCCCACGTGATCGACCGGTCGGTGTCTGCTCGCTCAACGGCGAGCGCGCTGCACAGATTGCCCTCGACGAACACGAGTTGAGCGATCGGGTCGACGCCGTCGTCGGTCGCGATACGCTCGACAGCCAGAAACCCCACCCCGAACCGCTCCTCCTCGCGATCGATCGGTTGGGGGTCGACCCCGAGGACGCTATTTTCGTCGGTGACTCCGCGAGCGACGAGCAGACGGCCCATCGCGCGGGCGTCGCGTTCGCGTGGGCGAGTGAGTTCGACGGGCTTGACTGA
- the panB gene encoding 3-methyl-2-oxobutanoate hydroxymethyltransferase, which translates to MTTVREIRTWDADRPIAMLTAYDATTAALVERAGVDLILVGDSVANVRLGHDSTLPVDQAAMEHHVAAVARGVESVPVIADMPFLSIGADRGDSVEHCGRMLKEAGADAVKIESGPHTVDLTERLVQLGIPVMAHLGLTPQRVKELGGYRQQGQSDEDAAEIRDLAVAHADAGAFAVVLEHVPSDLAREVTERIDVPTIGIGAGPHTTGQVLVVDDAVGLSDEQPPFAEAFGDLRAEFEDALDGYVEAVQSGAFPPGED; encoded by the coding sequence ATGACGACCGTCCGGGAGATCCGCACCTGGGACGCCGATCGCCCGATCGCCATGCTGACGGCCTACGACGCCACGACCGCCGCGCTCGTCGAGCGCGCGGGCGTCGACCTCATCCTGGTGGGCGACAGCGTCGCGAACGTCCGTCTCGGCCACGACTCGACGCTGCCTGTCGATCAAGCGGCGATGGAACACCACGTCGCGGCGGTCGCTCGCGGCGTCGAATCGGTCCCCGTGATCGCGGACATGCCCTTCCTCTCGATCGGGGCCGACCGGGGTGACAGCGTCGAACACTGCGGGCGGATGCTCAAGGAGGCGGGCGCCGACGCCGTGAAGATCGAATCCGGGCCACACACCGTCGATCTCACCGAGCGACTCGTCCAACTCGGCATCCCCGTGATGGCCCACCTCGGGTTGACCCCCCAGCGCGTCAAGGAACTCGGCGGGTACCGCCAGCAAGGCCAGAGCGACGAAGACGCGGCCGAAATCCGGGACCTCGCGGTCGCGCACGCCGACGCGGGTGCGTTCGCGGTCGTCCTCGAACACGTGCCGAGTGATCTCGCCCGTGAGGTCACCGAGCGCATCGACGTGCCGACGATCGGGATCGGTGCCGGACCGCACACCACGGGCCAGGTGCTGGTCGTCGACGACGCCGTCGGATTGAGCGACGAGCAGCCACCGTTCGCGGAGGCGTTCGGTGACCTGCGCGCCGAGTTCGAAGATGCCCTCGACGGCTACGTCGAGGCTGTCCAGTCTGGGGCGTTCCCGCCGGGCGAGGACTGA
- a CDS encoding DUF5822 domain-containing protein, translating into MASGPDYAWILQTTFVLSILLGAPLIAIASLASELPTWEARSTFAIQAGAMVWVAISIGTLAYDWWARRSGGA; encoded by the coding sequence ATGGCTTCGGGTCCCGACTACGCCTGGATCCTCCAGACGACGTTCGTCCTCTCGATTCTCCTCGGTGCGCCGCTGATCGCGATCGCGAGCCTCGCGAGTGAGTTGCCCACGTGGGAAGCACGCTCGACGTTCGCGATTCAGGCCGGGGCGATGGTCTGGGTCGCGATTTCGATCGGGACGCTCGCGTACGACTGGTGGGCACGTCGATCCGGCGGCGCGTGA
- a CDS encoding cellulase family glycosylhydrolase: MSKSNTPTDDSKRSADMTASRRNVLKGAGAAAATGVVGSSLLGTASGAPVDSLDHLSTKGNKIVDESGNPVQLNGVNLIDPLRANRQWRGKNIEEMFSLATNADWKHNMVRLPTQPQDIAARINRGPNETQTESMIPHGDNWGPIKPGTFSQSTLQDYLTDFVDPLVNAAREANAYVLIDMHTHIPVFHQKQFAEKVHRGVDYWQGDNEYGDEWCGPSSEYNWDWDEGMCGHRGYLWNGPDQIEDIKSIPHNQNKMNDPDTEDPWFDPWAGADGGEDLVGNEISMFWETVADHYGGDSDDHVVFDIFNEPTGPYFGDWGEPGRTPSGDDGYDSGTADVTDEENGKPYWELFMERSKPWINTVAENAPERFMTIGNPRWSQWTYWASELTYNGVNGTDSMSGMDSGANNIGYTAHSYVQEGLRPLSKYFGTPSWKVPVMYSEFGWEAGGGPDWFTHLGGTTAVWGDGDESAIDEWGRPEGKPDPKELGENEKEMMNHFGMGGEDYPPKEDYVGYREFFENHPVHPFAWCFDHTWAPRFFSDEQVSNGNWELNDRADTPGVWWQEYVNDHGEDAPPGGDNTWEDISGAQWPTGDDGSTGGFGADATDPDGDGLYEDVNGNGKIDFPDVNSLFQNTSETSDAKFDFDGDGDVDMQDVLALFEMV; the protein is encoded by the coding sequence ATGAGTAAATCAAACACACCGACCGACGACTCGAAGCGTAGTGCGGACATGACAGCCTCGCGGCGGAACGTGCTCAAAGGCGCTGGTGCGGCGGCAGCCACCGGCGTCGTGGGCTCGTCGCTGCTGGGCACGGCATCGGGGGCACCGGTCGACTCGCTCGACCACCTCTCGACGAAAGGCAACAAGATCGTCGACGAGTCCGGCAACCCGGTCCAGCTCAACGGGGTCAACCTGATCGACCCGCTGCGCGCCAACCGGCAGTGGCGTGGCAAGAACATCGAGGAGATGTTCTCGCTGGCCACCAACGCGGACTGGAAGCACAACATGGTGCGCCTGCCGACGCAGCCGCAGGACATCGCCGCGCGGATCAACCGCGGCCCCAACGAAACCCAGACGGAATCGATGATCCCCCACGGGGACAACTGGGGTCCGATCAAGCCGGGCACGTTCTCGCAGAGCACGCTGCAGGACTATCTGACCGACTTCGTCGACCCGCTCGTCAACGCCGCCAGGGAGGCCAACGCGTATGTCCTGATCGACATGCACACCCACATCCCGGTGTTCCACCAGAAGCAGTTCGCGGAGAAGGTCCACCGTGGTGTCGACTACTGGCAGGGCGACAACGAGTACGGTGACGAGTGGTGTGGCCCGAGCAGCGAGTACAACTGGGACTGGGACGAGGGCATGTGTGGCCACCGTGGCTACCTCTGGAACGGCCCGGACCAGATCGAGGACATCAAGTCGATTCCGCACAACCAGAACAAAATGAACGACCCCGACACCGAGGATCCGTGGTTCGATCCGTGGGCCGGGGCCGACGGCGGCGAGGACCTCGTCGGAAACGAGATCAGCATGTTCTGGGAGACCGTCGCTGACCACTACGGTGGCGACTCCGACGACCACGTCGTCTTCGACATCTTCAACGAGCCGACGGGGCCGTACTTCGGTGACTGGGGCGAACCCGGCCGGACGCCCTCCGGCGACGACGGGTACGACTCGGGGACCGCCGACGTCACCGACGAAGAGAACGGCAAGCCCTACTGGGAACTGTTCATGGAGCGGTCGAAGCCGTGGATCAACACGGTCGCAGAGAACGCCCCCGAACGGTTCATGACGATCGGCAACCCGCGCTGGTCGCAGTGGACCTACTGGGCCTCGGAGCTGACCTACAACGGTGTCAACGGCACCGACTCCATGAGCGGCATGGACAGCGGCGCCAACAACATCGGCTACACCGCCCACTCCTACGTCCAGGAAGGACTCCGTCCGCTCTCGAAGTACTTCGGGACGCCCTCGTGGAAGGTCCCGGTCATGTACAGCGAGTTCGGGTGGGAAGCCGGCGGCGGTCCCGACTGGTTCACCCACCTCGGCGGCACGACTGCCGTCTGGGGCGACGGCGACGAGAGCGCCATCGATGAGTGGGGCCGACCCGAAGGCAAGCCCGACCCCAAGGAACTCGGAGAGAACGAGAAAGAGATGATGAACCACTTCGGGATGGGTGGCGAGGACTACCCCCCGAAAGAGGACTACGTCGGCTACCGTGAGTTCTTCGAGAACCACCCCGTCCACCCGTTCGCGTGGTGTTTCGACCACACGTGGGCGCCGCGCTTCTTCAGCGACGAGCAGGTCAGCAACGGCAACTGGGAGCTCAACGACCGCGCGGACACGCCCGGTGTCTGGTGGCAGGAGTACGTCAACGACCACGGCGAGGACGCACCGCCGGGTGGCGACAACACCTGGGAGGACATCTCGGGTGCGCAGTGGCCAACGGGCGACGACGGTAGCACCGGCGGATTCGGTGCCGACGCGACCGACCCCGACGGTGACGGCCTCTACGAGGACGTCAACGGCAACGGGAAGATCGACTTCCCCGACGTGAACTCGCTGTTCCAGAACACCAGCGAAACGAGCGACGCGAAGTTCGACTTCGACGGCGACGGTGACGTCGACATGCAGGACGTCCTCGCGCTGTTCGAGATGGTCTGA
- the dnaK gene encoding molecular chaperone DnaK has translation MATETILGIDLGTTNSAVAIMEGGDPEIIVNGEGDRTTPSVVAFDDGEQLVGKPAKNQAIKNPEETVGSIKRHMGEDDYTVDLDGEEYTPEQVSAMILQKIKRDAEEYLGEDVEKAVITVPAYFNDRQRQATKDAGEIAGFEVERIVNEPTAASMAYGLDDDSDQTVLVYDLGGGTFDVSILDLGGGVYEVVATNGDNDLGGDDWDEAIIDWLLERAREEHGIDLSDDREAMQRLTEAAEEAKIELSSRKETTINLPYITATDDGPVHLEEDLTRATFEGMTEDLIERTVGPTEQALDDAGYSDSDIDEVILVGGSTRMPQVQQKVEELVGQDPQKNVNPDEAVALGAAIQAGVLAGDVEDIVLLDVTPLSLGVEVKGGLFERLIDKNTTIPTEESKVFTTAAANQTSVQIRVFQGEREIAEENELLGAFMLQGIPPAPAGTPQIEVTFSIDEDGIVNVSAKDQGSGTSEEITIEGGVGLSDDEIEQMQEEAEEHAEEDQKRRERIEARNEAEASIRRAETLLEENEDAIDEALESDIEAEIEAVEAVLDDEDATTADYEEATEDLTEALQEIGKQIHQQAADAGGAGAGAGPGGAAGPGGMGGAGPGATAGPGGAGPGGASEAAEQGEEYVEADFEDVDVEGDDDGETEADGE, from the coding sequence ATGGCGACAGAAACCATTCTCGGCATCGACCTCGGGACGACGAACAGCGCCGTCGCGATCATGGAGGGTGGCGACCCGGAGATCATCGTCAACGGCGAGGGCGACCGGACGACACCGTCGGTCGTCGCGTTCGACGACGGCGAACAGCTGGTCGGCAAGCCCGCGAAAAATCAGGCGATCAAGAACCCCGAGGAGACCGTCGGTTCGATCAAACGCCACATGGGCGAGGACGACTACACCGTCGACCTCGACGGAGAGGAGTACACGCCCGAGCAGGTCTCCGCGATGATCCTCCAGAAGATCAAACGCGACGCCGAGGAGTACCTCGGAGAGGACGTCGAGAAGGCGGTCATCACCGTCCCGGCGTACTTCAACGACCGTCAGCGCCAGGCCACGAAAGACGCCGGCGAGATCGCTGGCTTCGAAGTCGAGCGCATCGTCAACGAGCCGACGGCCGCGAGCATGGCGTACGGCCTCGACGACGACTCCGATCAGACCGTGCTCGTCTACGACCTCGGTGGCGGCACGTTCGACGTCTCGATTCTCGATCTCGGCGGTGGGGTCTACGAGGTCGTCGCGACCAACGGCGACAACGACCTGGGTGGCGACGACTGGGACGAGGCGATCATCGACTGGCTCCTCGAACGCGCACGCGAGGAACACGGGATCGACCTCTCGGACGACCGCGAGGCGATGCAGCGACTGACCGAGGCCGCCGAAGAGGCCAAGATCGAACTCTCCAGTCGCAAGGAGACCACGATCAACCTGCCCTACATCACCGCGACCGACGACGGTCCGGTCCACCTCGAAGAAGATCTCACGCGCGCGACCTTCGAGGGCATGACCGAAGACCTCATCGAGCGGACGGTCGGCCCGACCGAGCAGGCCCTCGACGACGCGGGCTACTCCGACAGCGACATCGACGAGGTCATCCTCGTCGGCGGATCGACCCGGATGCCCCAGGTCCAGCAGAAAGTCGAGGAGCTCGTCGGCCAGGACCCCCAGAAGAACGTCAACCCCGACGAGGCCGTCGCGCTCGGCGCGGCGATCCAGGCGGGCGTGCTCGCGGGCGACGTCGAGGACATCGTCCTCCTGGACGTCACGCCGCTCAGCCTCGGCGTCGAGGTCAAAGGCGGCCTGTTCGAGCGCCTGATCGACAAGAACACCACGATCCCGACCGAGGAGTCGAAGGTCTTCACGACCGCCGCCGCCAATCAGACGTCGGTGCAGATCCGTGTCTTCCAGGGAGAGCGTGAGATCGCCGAGGAGAACGAACTGCTGGGTGCGTTCATGCTCCAGGGCATCCCGCCCGCGCCCGCCGGGACCCCCCAGATCGAGGTCACCTTCTCGATCGACGAGGACGGCATCGTCAACGTCAGCGCCAAAGATCAGGGCTCGGGCACCTCCGAAGAGATCACCATCGAGGGCGGCGTCGGCCTCTCGGACGACGAGATCGAACAGATGCAAGAAGAGGCCGAGGAACACGCCGAAGAGGACCAGAAACGCCGCGAGCGCATCGAGGCGCGCAACGAGGCCGAGGCCTCGATCCGTCGCGCCGAAACGCTGCTCGAAGAGAACGAAGACGCCATCGACGAGGCCCTCGAAAGCGACATCGAGGCCGAGATCGAGGCCGTCGAGGCCGTCCTCGACGACGAGGACGCCACCACGGCCGACTACGAGGAGGCGACCGAAGACCTGACCGAGGCACTCCAGGAGATCGGCAAGCAGATCCACCAGCAGGCCGCCGACGCGGGCGGGGCTGGCGCCGGAGCGGGTCCGGGCGGCGCGGCGGGTCCTGGCGGCATGGGCGGCGCTGGCCCCGGCGCGACCGCCGGTCCGGGCGGTGCGGGCCCCGGTGGGGCGAGCGAGGCCGCCGAGCAGGGCGAGGAGTACGTTGAGGCCGACTTCGAGGACGTCGACGTCGAGGGCGACGACGACGGCGAGACCGAAGCCGACGGGGAATAG
- a CDS encoding aldo/keto reductase, whose product MELPPIGLGTWENEDPEQCAESVRMALDAGYRHVDTAEIYGNEEWVGEGIARADLDREEIFLASKVHAASTSLSYDGVIDTVEGSLDRLGVESLDLCYVHWPTGDYEPEETLAAYDELRDRGLIDRVGVSNFEPFNVDRALDELDAPLFANQVELHPWLTQDAVREHARAHDYHVVAYSPLARGDVLDDPTIHEIAEEYGVSPAQVTLAWHLSLENVTPIPKATSREHIEDNLASLDLDLDSDALERIDGIDREERKLDFDVAPWNQ is encoded by the coding sequence ATGGAGCTACCGCCGATTGGACTCGGGACCTGGGAGAACGAGGACCCCGAACAGTGTGCCGAGAGCGTCCGCATGGCTCTCGACGCGGGCTATCGCCACGTCGACACCGCCGAAATCTACGGCAACGAGGAATGGGTGGGCGAGGGCATCGCTCGCGCCGATCTCGACCGCGAGGAGATCTTTCTTGCCTCGAAAGTCCACGCCGCCTCGACCAGTCTCTCCTACGACGGCGTGATCGACACCGTCGAGGGCTCACTCGACCGACTCGGCGTCGAATCGCTCGATCTGTGTTACGTCCACTGGCCGACCGGCGATTACGAGCCAGAGGAGACGCTCGCCGCGTACGACGAGCTCCGCGATCGAGGCCTGATCGATCGCGTCGGCGTCTCGAATTTCGAGCCGTTCAACGTCGATCGCGCGCTCGACGAACTCGACGCGCCACTGTTCGCCAACCAGGTCGAGTTACACCCCTGGCTCACCCAGGACGCCGTCCGCGAGCACGCCCGCGCGCACGACTACCACGTCGTCGCCTACTCGCCGCTCGCCCGCGGTGACGTCCTCGACGATCCGACGATCCACGAGATTGCCGAGGAGTACGGTGTCTCACCGGCACAGGTCACGCTGGCGTGGCATCTGAGCCTGGAGAACGTCACCCCGATCCCGAAAGCGACCTCTCGTGAGCACATCGAGGACAACCTCGCGAGTCTCGATCTCGATCTGGACAGCGATGCCCTCGAACGAATCGATGGGATCGATCGCGAGGAACGCAAACTCGATTTCGACGTCGCGCCCTGGAATCAGTAG
- a CDS encoding metal-dependent hydrolase produces the protein MWPWGHLAVAYLALAGFEWHRDREPTIGVTAVALVGSQLPDLIDKPLAWTLDVLPVGRSLAHSVVVLAPLIAVVAILAGRRHRRVVVAGTLGIGSHLGADGLGGILAGEFGELSYLGWPLLDPPTYTVDQSFLAHLLAMELTPLFVLQGLLVAVALAVWAHSRREGLG, from the coding sequence ATGTGGCCATGGGGACATCTCGCCGTCGCGTACCTCGCGCTCGCGGGATTCGAGTGGCATCGCGATCGTGAGCCGACGATCGGAGTGACGGCAGTCGCACTCGTGGGCAGCCAACTGCCGGACCTGATCGACAAGCCGCTCGCGTGGACACTGGACGTCCTCCCCGTCGGGCGATCGCTCGCGCACTCGGTGGTCGTGCTCGCGCCGCTGATCGCCGTCGTCGCGATACTCGCCGGGCGTCGCCACCGACGCGTGGTCGTCGCCGGCACGCTCGGAATCGGGTCGCATCTCGGGGCGGACGGGCTTGGAGGGATTCTCGCGGGCGAATTCGGTGAGTTGAGCTATCTGGGGTGGCCCCTGCTCGACCCGCCGACGTACACGGTCGACCAGTCGTTTCTGGCCCACCTCCTCGCGATGGAGTTGACCCCGCTGTTCGTGCTTCAGGGCCTGCTGGTCGCCGTCGCGCTCGCGGTCTGGGCGCACTCTCGGCGCGAAGGCCTCGGGTGA